The following nucleotide sequence is from Pseudoliparis swirei isolate HS2019 ecotype Mariana Trench chromosome 7, NWPU_hadal_v1, whole genome shotgun sequence.
TCCTCTAAACTTTGTCCAGGAGGCCCATGAAGGGCTTTGCACCAAATGTTTTTcaacctcaggaggaagtgagccggaaaagttttgttttataaatgaaatcccccccctcccccaaataaTAATTACTGTATCATCGAGGTAAACAGTTGCCACGTGCACATCTcctaataaataacaaaaaacggaagatgtgtgtatgtgtgtgcgggggGTGTGTTAACTGCAGAATCAATATTGAGTAAGAAGAAAGTTGATCTTAGAACCAATATTTGacgcccctccctctccctcccaccttcccCCCCCTAACGGCACTTTTGCTTTGCACTTCACGCTCCCAGGGCGCGATGGGAGCCTCTGCCACAGCAGACTGAAGGGAGGGAGGCACTTTCTCTCTCCGCGCTGTGTGTGACAAGTCGTCCGCGCGGAACCTCGCGCCGTTTAACCTGTGGTCGCGTTTAAAAGCAAACGTTACCGGGACGAGCGCAGCGGGTTTTCAGGGGATATCCGGGGGCGCCTTCATTATGTGATTCCTCCCCGAGGAAACGGGACGGGTTATTCGGACTGTCCGGTGGGTATAAGGcggacacacattcaaacacacaccgcccggtgctgctgctgtttcacggtaaatgtgtctttgtgtgtttttgtttatttacccTGGCACTAacgggtttgttgttgttgtttttgtgttgttgtatttgttacaGGTCCTCGTTCGGAACTCCGGGGGAAGTTTGCATGGCACAGAGCCGCTCAAACGACGACTTTAGAGAGCAAGGTAACTTTCTACAGAGCATAAATTCAACATGCTCTACGAATACATTATCAATAGGGAAAGAGTAATCCTAAATGATTTACTCCCTCGTAGATAACAACATGGAAATATAACCCAACGCTTATCACAGTAACACAATAatgataactagaatgggcactcggtagagcgcataccttcgcatatcacaagattgggcattgaattagttgcatgccaattggataaaaattgaccgtgctatggtaaaaagaagactttgaccttttcatgaccttgactttaacctgatcgatcccaaaatctaatcaaatggtccccggataataaccaatcatcccaccaaatttcatgcgattcggtttaatactttttgagttttgcgagtaaaacgcatacaaataaataaatacacggtgatcaaaacataaccttccgcattttcaatgcctGAACACTTAttttcactatatatatatatatatatatacacatttaaatgttgtatcCCCCTTTTATTTCCAGAATGAAAATAAGATGTCCCCACTCCACACATAGATTGAGACACAGGTGCTTCCTGTTTTCTCTGTCTCTGCTGGCGGTCTGTCTGCTCAAGCTGGTCCACGTCAAAGTGACGGTGAGGGATGGCATCTACATCGAGCCCTACGGGATCACGACCGGCCTCTCCGGAAGCCTGAAGCGCGGCTACGACATCAACTGCACCGCCGTCTACGAGCTAGACCCCGTGGAGATAGGCAAGACGCTCGCCATCAAACGGAAGGTCGTGGTTGACGTGGACGACGATAGCACAGTGACCTTGACCTCGAACTGCCAGACCTTCATCAGAGCGAGGGGCTACGATGGGGTCCCGGTGTCGGAGGCGGAGCGGGGCTTCCCGTTGGCTTACTCGCTGGTGGTGCACAAGAATGCACCCATGGTGGAGCGCATCCTCCGCGCCATCTACGCGCCGCACAACGTCTACTGCATCCACTACGATCAGAAGTCCTCTCTGGCGTTCATAAAAGCTGTTAAGAACCTGGCCCGCTGTGCTCCCAATGTGTTCATCGCCTCGAAATTGGAGTCGGTGGAGTACGCGCACATCAGCAGGCTTAACGCCGACCTGAACTGCCTCTCTGACTTGCTGAGGTCGGAGGTCAAGTGGAGGTATGTCATCAACCTGTGTGGCCAGGACTTCCCTCTCAAGTCCAACGACGAACTGGTCGCAGAGCTGAAGCAGCTGAATGGCAGCAACATGCTGGAGTCCAGCCGGCCCAGCAAGCTCAAGATGCAGCGCTTCGGCTTCCGGCACGAGCTAAGGAACGTGCCTTACGAGTACCGCCGCATCCCCGTGAAGACGGCGGCGCTCAAAGACGCCCCGCCGCATGCCATCGAGATGTTCATCGGGAGCGCTTATTTCGTGCTGTCGCGCAATTTCGTCGATCACATCAGCAGCAGCCAGGTGGCGAAGGACTTTCTGGCGTGGTCCGCCGACACGTACTCGCCGGACGAACACTTCTGGGCCACCCTCGTCAGGGTCCCCGGGGTGCCCGGACACATCCCCAGGTCAGAGGCCGACGTCACAGATCTGAAGAGCAAGACGCGACTCGTCAAGTGGAACTATTTAGAGGGGAACCTTTACCCGGCCTGCACGGGCGCACACATGCGGAGCGTCTGCATCTACGGAGCGGCCGAGCTCCGCTGGCTACTCAACTACGGCCACTGGTTCGCCAACAAATTTGACCCCAAAGTGGACCCGGTCCTGATCAAGTGTTTGGAGGAGAAGCTaatggaaaaaagaaagtacGTGCAAACATGaaagggaagagggaaggaggagtggTTCCAGTATTTATTAGGTTGTTTCTCAAAGCTGCCAAAGGACATGAAAGAACGTCGAGTCACTCATTGTACTGAAGCACAATTGTTGAGATGCAGGCGCTGTACTGTTTTCATTTCATCAAGCCTCCACTACCTATTCAGCCCTGTCGCCAGGAAAACATGGTGCCATTGTACCTTTCTATAAAAACACGGATACGGAGTATATGGAGCGACCGTTTTTTTTAGCGTTACAAGACTTAACACAAGTCTTtccacccaggagaccgctgcTCATGTCCTGTGTGAAACCAAAAGGTAAACGTTGGATTTACGCTTGTTGCATAACATTACGTAAGAAGGTCCACGATGGTCTGTTGCTTTTCCCTTACActagttatgttatgttattaatTGACCGTGATCTCTGGCTAATCTTCATAGTGCTGTCAATTGATTATGATTGATCTAAATTATTTATTATcctcttaaattttttttttggatcagttcattttattttgacaaacTGTACTGTAGGCTGTCTTTCGAAAAATACAGCCCGAAACGtgaaattatttttgttttccgtCTCCTGTGGGGAAAATATTTGGGCGCAAGATTAAAAGTTAATGGTGCGAATTGTCAGGTGCCATTAAACTATTGCAGAAGACTATGACCGATGACAATGAACACTATccctgaaataaaaaagaaatagatGTTGTAGCATTAATAGTATTTTTCAACAAGGCAGCATAAATCACCATAACACGTCGACTCCCCACGCACAGATGAACCGCATCGTAGCAATCTCCCCTGCTGGCGGTCATAGATATGGCTGAAAATCGGTAACGCTTTCTAGCTTTTTAACGCTTCAGAAAAATGTCTTCAGTTCGCAGGCAGATGACTTCATAGCTTTATGATGGCCTAAACTCGACCAATCGTTTCACACCGTCAATCATACAAAGCCGATATGAGGTTTTCGTGAAACAAGTTTTTGGTCCAGAAACGTTGATATTCAAATCGTTATGGTTTGCAGCAAATGGGTAATATAAACCGATTTTTCCTGAGGACTGGGCTAGTATTTTTCATTTCGTTGGCCTCTCCTACCAATTTCATTGTGAAATACTGAACACTTCTAATTACTTTAGATTAAATCACTGATGCTATACGAAGAGGCACCGCCTCAATAATCCCACTGATTTAACTTTTACTCTAATGGTACATTTGGCTTATATTTCTACATATCGATTTCTAGTCTTTTAATGAATTCTATTTACAATACGATACTGCTAATGGATTCAAATAGTTGAATTAGCAAGAAAAAGTGCCTTTGTCAACAAAATCTGTTTATTTGAGGGAAGCGCCATCCAAAAAGCCAGCTGCTACTTGAGATCCCATGACTGCTCTTCTATTGAGCAGCAAATACCAAAGACTCATGCTGTGCTCATGCATTCTGCAAAATGAAATGCTCCACcatgttgtttattttgtcaTAAAGATAGCAACTGATGTTTGAGAAAAAAGAACTTCAGATCGATATTAAAAAGCTTGTGATTGATGACGGTTTATGTGTTCTTGAATAAAGGTATGGTGCTTCTCCCGAGCTGTTGGGCCTTCACTTGTGGTCGCAGGTGACGCTCCCGTTGTCTCCCGGCAGACGTGATGGTCGGATCCTCCCCCCCAATATTTCGCTTGAAGCCAACTGAGGTCGTTAAAGGTTCTTCATACGGGACTCGGAGTATTAATACGGCAGCAAACAACAATTTGATATGTACAGATATAGTGGAGTCATTGATGGCTTTTTATCCACAAATATTAAAGGTTTTATTAAGTATAGGAAATGTGTTTGTCGTCATTTCGGCATAAAGATGCACGCAGCTCAGTGGAAAACTGAACTGATGCTGTGGTTCTAGCTGCACCACGTACTAAGTGCATCTCACCGGAGAGTGGCGCTTTAACTTGGCCAGCTCCGCACTTTGGCTCCCAAAATACCGATGACTAAACTGGACTGACGTTCGATGTAAAGTATATTAAATGAGCGAAGGGGCGGGAGCTTGTGAGCCACCATGACTCAGGGCACCGAAAGTGCAGACTCCCATTCCTCATTCTGACAGAATACACCCCCTGCCCCTTGTTACTCGACACCTCAAATACAGAGGTAGCGGATATGATTCCATGGTGGGGGGAGGTGGGGAGTTTTGCTTTGGACAACTTGTGTTTAAATTCTCAGCCAGGTGAGTGGGTCCTTCGAGATGTCGCTGTTTATACGACGGTAGTGCGGCACAAAGGACGAGGGGTGTGGTGACGGCAGCAGGTGGCGGTTGCGTAGCAGCGGCTCATGTTTCTGGGGAGGTAAATACTTCAGGTCTTTAATGCGCCCTGCCATCTTTTGCAGGAGGATTTTAAAGGACACAATGGAAGAGGTGTCGAATGGCTAACTCCGCAGCTCACTCAATCATGATCCGAGCTCGGCATTTAGTTTGTCTTACCTCTTCTTCTCAGGAGCTGTCAGAGAAACTACATTTACCATCTTACATGTCAGTATATCTCTGTTTTCCTCCACACTTCGGGCCTTCTATacatgggctgtgtctactaccgcgcacttaacgaagtacactgcaatgcagtacactgcaattcagtgcactgcattgcagtatactgcgtcgctgatgaagtgctgtctcaaatggaacacttaaccgttcaccacttggcggaagtgacggacgcaaatctgttcacggcacccgcgaaattaagccgggagtgacgtatgcaaatctgcttgcgatacccgaacccttaaactgaccaaatgaagcacttcttgccctcttgttgtcccttgtttacccctttctccaccccatgtggaaactgcgatacctccacaatcgcggcaggagcctccgccttctggctgaagtcgagatggtatatgtaaatttaattgtgtgattttgccttaccttcacagcatagcttcatgtagtagttgcaattaaattctcctcgctaggtatgctaaattctcaattatctttgtcagaagtagccttcttctttgcaatccacatacacaccatatggaaataaaacatgacaaatctgtacatgtttgtccctagattccaattagttttaagaattatccactgaaatgatagtcatcatctgcttgaattcacacagtaataggcctactttgactgactgtacttttatacacatctctgttgtagtgaagttcaccctgatacaggaatcaattagcaattgaacacaggcatattaatttgttgttacaaacatgcatcaattctaatataaatcagaaaacgcaataaaagactacaaaacctcaatgacaacattttattgataaaatgacttacatattaatataatcttccttccctcccatccccacacactctacagcagccacccagtcccaggcggcgctgccgtatcaatgctgcaatgccactgctggcgttgtattgtgatggccacagtgacatgagggtggacttcaggctcaccgagtcattcaacgccctcatggctgtgctgggcactgactgaccacggttggggccccgagatctcccgtctagtttttatttttggcttgccagcgccacctcctatcgggtggtggccagggccttcaacaggccccgggctcagtgcatgatgccagggtcctgaataacagccccatcttctatgagcagtcatcccctccaccaggatactgtatccttggggatggtggctccccctgcctgtcccaacccatctgcctcatgaccccttcaggcagcctgtccacctccaagctacaactgctgcctgtcaaaggcgaggtgtgttgtgttgtggagaggtccttcgggatactgaagacgcgatggcggtccatcttcttcaaggccctggaggtggatgtgaggtgccagaggtcattggagccagatgtcgggagggcagcagaggaccagcaccagcacctccaggaaacgtctctggggcaggaaacagaaataggatagccattcagtgctctgtcccagaccacgattacatttaaattaatacatacacgacattaaaaaaacaacacacaacgatgattgaaagctacaattatttctagaaggacaagcttagatagctatcgtaacggtattaattatcgggcggcgtgtgtgcaaacgctcgcggtgtcatgttaacccgttattaaactgagcatatccattgtcaatccattattaaaattgctatttcgattgtttaacagaacagccgttgtttaacactgtccgatgactgacatagctatctgtcgtcggacttgccgctggagcaagcgcctggagccgacctgccccgctcgtcaagcagaaagtgtccgataaaagtgcaccttcgtcggactggccgggtggtggattacccagctagtttatcataactgccatgcagatccaatggcatctaatgctacctatgtatgctcactaatctgagaatggcatgttagtagtacattgtaataccagtacaatgtgtaataaccgctgatacttacatttacggtctgtagcttcgtggtctaccgcttgtgctgtccgccattgttttagaaataaaatgaaaagctggcgaaagggctcctcctcttccggtacgtagccaagatggcggccgcttagtgcgagtagtgtccatcgttttacactacattttttgcccgtttgcagtgcaccatccgggtactttcagtgcactgaattctgctggatttttcagtggcgcacttcgaacactgaaaggcagtgctcgaagtgctcaagtgcgcggtagtagacacagccctggTCACTTGTAGCAAAGACAGCTAAAGGGTAACTCCACCGATCCCTCTCCCCCACTCCCCACCCACACAAAGATAGGTTCACTAGTCATGAGAAGTACAACTTGGCTTGAGTAACTTGTTGTGCAATGTTTTCTGAGTTCTGGGGGAGCTTTGTCTTGTGAAGTAACCTCGTCATTTCAGCATGATGTCACATCCATAAAAACCAACAACAGCCGTTAGTCGTAAAGTTTGAATGAAAGAAAGCATTGAATGCCTGATGAAAATATAAATTTGCATCACGGAGGTAGCCTACTGGGGTACTTTTTTTGACTCGCACAAAGTGCTTCCAGTAAACAGCTTTCCCACTGAACATGGTCGAGAAGCTTTAAAgcgcaaagaaaaagaaagaaaaagaaagaagtaatCATTTACCATTAAAGTCAGACCCGCCACACTGACTCACTAACTGCACACCGTGAATCGAATACGTGAATTCAGAGAAGATCAGGCAGAGCAGGCAATAAAGAGCAGGAAATATAGAGCAGGCAATAAAAAGCAGGCAATAGAGCCGCTTAGGTTTTTATTTACTGTTACAATTATTAAAAAGCAACAGCAGCATGCGTATACATTCAGTATACCTCTAGTGGCTAGCATAACATAGGAAAGCTAACGCTAGTTTTGGTTGCACTAACGTACTCCGCTAACTTTAGCTCCACAGGGTTTTTACGTAGAAacgtaatgtttaaaaaaaatgtcatctcCTTCCAACCTCTCCGGGTCCACGAAACCAGCCTGAAATGAAGAACTTTTTGTAATTACTTTAGATTGAATCACTGACGCTATACGGAAAGGCACCGCCTCAGTAAGCCCACTGATTTAACTTTTACTCAAATGGTACATTTGGCTTATATTTCTACATATGGATTTCTCGACTTTTAAGGAATTCTATTTATAATATGGCATTGATAAATGATTCAAATAGTTGAATCAGCAAGAAAAAGTACCTTTGTCCAAAAGAAATCTGTTTATTAACAAGCAATAGCAGCATGCATATTAGATTCAGTACACCTCCAGTGGCGAGCATAACATACTAATTTACGCTAGTTTTTTGAGGGGGACGGGGACAGAGTCCATCTGCTAAGTAAGATTATGTGAAATTACCAAAAGCA
It contains:
- the LOC130196522 gene encoding beta-1,3-galactosyl-O-glycosyl-glycoprotein beta-1,6-N-acetylglucosaminyltransferase 4-like yields the protein MKIRCPHSTHRLRHRCFLFSLSLLAVCLLKLVHVKVTVRDGIYIEPYGITTGLSGSLKRGYDINCTAVYELDPVEIGKTLAIKRKVVVDVDDDSTVTLTSNCQTFIRARGYDGVPVSEAERGFPLAYSLVVHKNAPMVERILRAIYAPHNVYCIHYDQKSSLAFIKAVKNLARCAPNVFIASKLESVEYAHISRLNADLNCLSDLLRSEVKWRYVINLCGQDFPLKSNDELVAELKQLNGSNMLESSRPSKLKMQRFGFRHELRNVPYEYRRIPVKTAALKDAPPHAIEMFIGSAYFVLSRNFVDHISSSQVAKDFLAWSADTYSPDEHFWATLVRVPGVPGHIPRSEADVTDLKSKTRLVKWNYLEGNLYPACTGAHMRSVCIYGAAELRWLLNYGHWFANKFDPKVDPVLIKCLEEKLMEKRKYVQT